The Deinococcus radiotolerans DNA window CAGCAGCGGTCCATCCGCCTGAACGGCCAGGCTGACCCGCTCGTCGGCCAGTGAAGCGGCGTGCCCAGCCTGTCCGTCCATCAGGGCGACCAGCGTCAGTGCTTCCAGAATCTCGATCACCCGCAGCGGCTGACCCAGCTCATCACGATGGGCGAGCCAGTGCTCGAGGAGGGCCCGCGACACCCTCACCTGTCGCAGGACGGCACCCAGCAGGACCTCACCGGCCAGGTGTGCTCCAGCGGCACTGATCAGGTAATTGATGTGCAGGGCCTGAAGGAGATTCTCGGTGGGGCCGATCAGCACGCCCCGAACCTGCGGGGAATCCAGCAGAGCCTGGAGCCGAAGAACGGCCGCAAGCGACTGCCCACGTTCCATTTCATAGTGCGCGCCATTGACCGCGACCAGGGCCACGCCGCGGTCATCGCCCGCTGCGCGGACGAGTGCATCGGCCAGTGTGAAGTGATGAGCAGCGCCGATGTTGTCGTACACCTCAGCCTGCACCAGGGCAAGGATGACGTGCGCTTTGGCCTTCAGGGACGGCTCGTTAACGGCGCGGGCCAGATCCAGGCAGCTGAGGGCGTGCGTCATGGCCGCCGCCGTGTCGCCGATCTCCATGGCGGCATACGCCGCGTCGCGGTGCAGCAGGGCCAGTGCCTCCGGACCACCTGCCGCCGCACTGATTTGCTCCTGAAGGGCCCTTAACGTGCCCTGCAACGCCGGAATGGATGGTGGAGCCGTCACGGCGTACCTCGGCACACAGGACAACTCGCAGCCGGAAAAGCTGAAGCTCTCACGACGTCTGGAGCTGTACGCGACCCCATCATTTCACCTTGAACAGTACGACGCTGACCTGCACAACTTTATGAATGGCAGCTCCAATGAGCTTGTGACCTGCACTCGACACCCGACGTTCCTCAAACGGACGTGGACTACTTTCAGCGGGTGGTGAATGGTGTTACGCCGCTGGCGGTTCTGGAGAAGCTATATCTCCGAGCGGACGGCGAGGTCGTCTGGTCCCGCTCCAGCGTCTCGCTCCTGCCCGCGCGCAGTGGCGCGGTCACCTCAGTGGTGGTCGTGGCGGACATCACCGAGCTTGAGCGCGCCCAGCGAAGGCTCGAAGCCGTCAACCTCAGCCTCCAGGTGACCCCCAGAGGAAGCCTGCTCGGTCTGGGGGACCGCTCTGGAAGCCGGAGATCTAGAAACCTTCGGGCACACCGTGCGCGTGGTGCAGTACTGCGTGCCCCTCGGTCAAGGGCTGGGCCTTAGTCCTGCGAGCCTCAATGACCTCGAACACAGCGCCAGACTCCACGACATCTTCAAGCTCACCAGCCCCGGTGCGGCGATGCTCAAACCAGGCCGCTTGGACCCCGCGGAATGGGCTCTCATGCAGCGCCACGCCCAGAACGGTGAGGCCATCGCGCTGCGTAAGCCCACACTCCCCCTGAGGCTCTGGACGTCATTCGGTCCCGCCACGAGCGCTGGGACGGCACCAGGTATCCCGACCGCTTGGCTGGTGCGCAGAACCCATTCCTGGCGCGCATCTTCGCAGTGTGTTGACGTGTAGGGCGAGCTGACCAGCGAACGGCCGTTCAAAGCCGCCTGGAACGTCTAGGCGGCACTCGCCGAATGTAGTGCTCAACGTGGTGGGTCACTCGATCCGGACGTGGTGGATGTGTTCACGAGCATATGACTGCCCAGCGCCCCGGAGCCTGACTGAGAGCGTTGAAGGAGATTCAACCTGTGCGAAGTCCAGGTCGCGCCTCGGGCTCCTTGTCAAGGGCTGGGGAGATACACGGAGAACCGGGCGCCCTCGCCCGGGCTCCCGTGCGCCGTGACGGCCCCACCATGGCGCTCCGCGATACGTTTGACGTTGGCGAGCCCCACGCCAGTCCCTTCGAACGCCGTGTCCGAATGGAGGCGCTGAAAAACCTGGAAGAGCCGCCCGGCCTGCGCTGGATCAAAGCCAACGCCGTTGTCCTGCACGTGGAACGTCCAGCCGGGCGGCGTCCGTTCAGCCCACACGGTAATGCGCGCCACAGCGCGGTCCCGGGTGTACTTCAGAGCGTTGCCGAGCAGATTGCTCAGCAGCTGATGCAGCATGCTGCGGTCCCCCTGCACCGTGGGGAGGGCCTGCAGCGTCCAGTCCACCGTGCGGTCCTGGCGGTCCGGGCTCAACTCAGCCCAGACCTGTTGCGTGAGGGCCTCCAGTTCGATCGGTTCAACGTCCAGTGGCAAGGTGGTGTTGCGCGCCAGGACCAGCATGGCGTCGATCACCATGCTCAGCCGCTGGCCAGCGTTCTCCACGACGTCCAGGTGCCGTCGGGCGGCGTCCGGGTCATGGAGTTTGGTGCGGGCCAGGGCCGTGAACCCCAGGACGTGCCGTACGGGCGAGCGGAGGTCGTGCGCCACGCTATGAGTGAAGGCATTCAGCGCTTCGTTGGCGTCCAGCAGGGCCTCGTGCTGCGTCTTGAGTTGCTCGACCAGCGACTCGGCCCGTTCGCGTTCGGCTTCAGCCTGTTTGCGCGGCGTGATGTCACGGTACTGCACGGCAATGCCCTGCTGAAACGGGAAGGCCCGCAGTTCAATCCAGGTCTGCACGGGGTCGTAATGCACCTCAATGTGTTCGGCCTGGCGCAGGGTCATGACCCGGTGACCCAGGTCAAACAGGGGGGTGAGCCTCGCGTCTGGGAAGGTCTCCCACAGCGGCAGTCCCTTCAGGTCTTCAGGCTTACCGGGCCAGCCCACGAACGCAGCGGCCAGCGCGTTGACGAAGGTAAAACGCCACTCTTCATCCACCAC harbors:
- a CDS encoding sensor histidine kinase, which encodes MTRHAHLHPDPVHELLRNLPDPAFVVDEEWRFTFVNALAAAFVGWPGKPEDLKGLPLWETFPDARLTPLFDLGHRVMTLRQAEHIEVHYDPVQTWIELRAFPFQQGIAVQYRDITPRKQAEAERERAESLVEQLKTQHEALLDANEALNAFTHSVAHDLRSPVRHVLGFTALARTKLHDPDAARRHLDVVENAGQRLSMVIDAMLVLARNTTLPLDVEPIELEALTQQVWAELSPDRQDRTVDWTLQALPTVQGDRSMLHQLLSNLLGNALKYTRDRAVARITVWAERTPPGWTFHVQDNGVGFDPAQAGRLFQVFQRLHSDTAFEGTGVGLANVKRIAERHGGAVTAHGSPGEGARFSVYLPSP
- a CDS encoding PAS domain S-box protein, which codes for MNGVTPLAVLEKLYLRADGEVVWSRSSVSLLPARSGAVTSVVVVADITELERAQRRLEAVNLSLQVTPRGSLLGLGDRSGSRRSRNLRAHRARGAVLRAPRSRAGP